Proteins co-encoded in one Astyanax mexicanus isolate ESR-SI-001 chromosome 1, AstMex3_surface, whole genome shotgun sequence genomic window:
- the si:dkey-3n22.9 gene encoding LOW QUALITY PROTEIN: uncharacterized protein si:dkey-3n22.9 (The sequence of the model RefSeq protein was modified relative to this genomic sequence to represent the inferred CDS: substituted 1 base at 1 genomic stop codon) — protein MKHAEGKLQDCQYLQVVQLLPLSQIYPQLQIQPPSQIQQVTLRQPQLQIQPPSQIQQQGVFVYKQKFSALTVDLKNLNIHINRRHSLKITEITETHHLSSQCIDPLNGIFAVQKXFHTPCCPIHVQKKIAGASSKVICEMDECNINIEFAARSGFVQFECVHLKSLQFSPWSETNSVTLEENVLTHMVQAKVFGEQTKKTCINRKQAASAAGVPFTTEVTEGSPSTKKYISVFEPKLSYYSRHGRVIAAYDSRQNTWHCPCVKARRSCIHKNIAKWHLFQTDRQMFESSETTEEHTNAVSVPHTVECAAPLDSGFEYPPNDEGLKRMVSYLLKNKTPLLPQKLTTGSKTDEGFPEHLIPKETTCPECTGNVALSEPKLITAKAKLVIFTGIVEGISTYCKMCSNCGLIIRYQEWIDGIHNFNDHLLISLHMCLVLRHSLQTHHAVSRVVEVLEATTQKKFPSKEKILHAYMHCEALTEHDYMYSCIKCGYCPAVTVMDLHKKAVFSMPVSEIEDPPEDYDGCVNIDAFWESVTSEIIAKGLLTSGRKNPFVVPPSYHHWAPWIGPKTRKEDMVLNTEYAKMHAPRQCQEACELQVTEERLEEVLTTLKVDMVRRLCKQCGLDPRGSKMDLILRLREELRNRSSYDKIFQKVWGASGGWAVITCPCAVVYSVKFLVRAESPRDYADVLLSWKHFPNVTIYDFARGLATHTNLREPETIPFKPHEGRLKEPNPENIQLAAQSQLKVHLPWLKRKKNPGDTDGHPLTGSAEHYALYDVFHEKDPRDVLRQIPLVPELAGWVNSQCAEQLFADMRKNNYFMNTLTPSGHVFLMRNVLHHYNKNLNKKTEASIRKIVPPNAEIHLDANGQMKLGPVPTATPAPLAEETFHGPTVPSATPAPLAEETFHGPTDIHERRIWSADFLPSHQFLLKYVLDKYSDPDEDIVFVSPTQTLKRSDFWSLGFEELEATIGNRCFAVITKMAASKGKAVLALNSFVIVTWLPPFNSNPLDALPTDASVQDFILFPSWESGHWILCILKPKARQIFYFDSTNPVGFGHHSYLAVFRHVANELCPGQWTEVTLGDFQNAPLQWGGIDCGLFILMYALYVVMELPFDFTQTDMPDVRRWWCLQLLETFPVGSKVAAASMEDVKSRQTPAQQNSSPPESFEDSPMMKNIVAAAEWVKTNSHSLKGRVLLPKVLDMEKEAALLALATYQLFQDQDVQT, from the exons ATGAAG CATGCAGAAGGCAAACTGCAAGACTGCCAGTACCTGCAGGTTGTACAGCTTCTACCTCTGTCACAGATCTACCCTCAGCTGCAGATCCAACCTCCATCACAGATCCAGCAGGTGACGTTGAGGCAACCTCAGCTGCAGATCCAACCTCCATCACAGATCCAGCAG CAAGGCGTGTTCGTGTACAAACAAAAGTTCAGTGCTCTCACTGTGGACTTGAAAAATTTGAATATCCACATAAACAGAAGGCACTCACTAAAGATCACTGAAATCACAGAGACCCACCACCTGTCATCCCAGTGCATCGATCCACTCAATGGGATATTTGCTGTACAAAAATAATTTCACACACCATGCTGCCCCATCCATGTACAGAAGAAAATAGCAGGTGCAAGTTCAAAAGTCATCTGTGAAATGGATGAATGCAATATCAACATAGAATTTGCTGCACGGAGCGGATTTGTTCAGTTTGAGTGTGTCCATTTAAAATCACTGCAGTTCTCTCCTTGGTCAGAAACAAATTCAGTAACTCTAGAAGAAAATGTCTTGACTCATATGGTTCAAGCTAAAGTCTTTGGGGAGCAAACCAAGAAAACCTGCATCAACAGAAAACAAGCTGCTAgtgctgctggcgtaccttttaCAACTGAAGTAACTGAAGGAAGCCCATCAACAAAGAAATACATTTCTGTGTTTGAACCCAAACTATCGTACTACAGCAGACATGGGAGAGTTATAGCTGCCTATGACTCGCGCCAAAACACTTGGCATTGCCCTTGTGTAAAAGCAAGAAGATCATGTATACACAAAAATATTGCAAAGTGGCACTTGTTCCAGACAGACAGGCAAATGTTTGAGTCTTCAGAGACCACGGAAGAACACACAAATGCAGTGTCTGTGCCACACACAGTTGAATGTGCAGCACCGCTTGACAGTGGATTTGAATATCCTCCCAATGATGAAGGTCTGAAGAGGATGGTCAGTTacttgttaaaaaacaaaacaccccTTCTGCCCCAGAAATTGACTACTGGATCTAAGACAGATGAAGGCTTTCCAGAACACTTAATTCCTAAGGAAACTACATGCCCAGAATGTACAGGCAATGTGGCTTTAAGTGAACCAAAGTTGATTACAGCCAAAGCAAAGTTGGTAATATTTACTGGCATTGTTGAAG GCATTTCTACATACTGCAAAATGTGCAGCAATTGTGGGCTAATTATTCGGTATCAGGAGTGGATTGACGGAATTCACAATTTTAACGACCATTTGCTCATTTCGTTGCACATGTGCCTTGTCCTGCGCCATTCACTTCAG ACTCATCATGCCGTTAGCAGAGTTGTTGAGGTTTTGGAGGCAACCACACAAAAGAAATTTCCCAGCAAGGAGAAAATTCTCCATGCATATATGCATTGTGAAGCCTTAACAGAGCACGACTACATGTACTCCTGCATTAAGTGTGGCTACTGTCCAGCTGTTACTGTAATGGACCTTCATAAAAAGGCAGTTTTTAGTATGCCTg TAAGCGAGATTGAGGATCCACCAGAAGACTATGATGGCTGTGTTAATATAGATGCCTTCTGGGAGTCTGTAACATCTGAGATAATTGCCAAGGGCTTGTTGACAA GTGGCAGAAAAAACCCCTTTGTGGTTCCACCATCGTACCACCACTGGGCACCTTGGATAGGTCCTAAAACAAGAAAAGAAGACATGGTATTAAATACAGAATATGCCAAAATGCATGCACCAAGACAATGTCAAGAAGCCTGCGAACTTCAAGTTACAGAAGAGAGACTTGAAGAAGTCCTCACCACTTTGAAG GTGGACATGGTCCGCAGGCTTTGCAAGCAGTGTGGTCTGGACCCAAGAGGGTCAAAAATGGATCTTATCTTACGACTGCGAGAAGAGTTGAGGAACAGGTCTTCTTATGACAAGATCTTTCAGAAAGTGTGGGGTGCTTCAG GTGGATGGGCTGTCATAACATGCCCCTGTGCAGTTGTTTATTCAGTGAAATTCCTTGTTCGGGCCGAGTCTCCACGTGACTATGCAGATGTACTTCTGTCTTGGAAACACTTTCCAAATGTCACCATCTATGACTTCGCAAGAGGCTTAGCTACACATACCAACCTAAGAGAGCCAGAAACAATACCATTCAAACCACATGAGGGACGTCTGAAGGAGCCAAATCCAGAGAACATTCAACTGGCTGCTCAAAGTCAACTAAAAGTACACTTGCCATGGCTAAAGAGAAAGAAGAATCCTGGCGACACAGATGGTCACCCACTTACAGGTTCAGCTGAGCATTATGCCCTTTATGATGTTTTTCATGAGAAGGATCCCAGAGATGTTCTTCGTCAAATCCCACTTGTCCCTGAATTGGCCGGTTGGGTAAACAGCCAGTGTGCGGAACAGCTATTTGCAGACATGAggaaaaataattacttcatGAACACACTTACCCCATCTGGACATGTCTTCTTGATGCGTAATGTACTGCATCATTACAACAAAAATCTAAATAAGAAGACCGAAGCAAGCATCAGGAAGATTGTACCTCCAAATGCTGAGATACATTTAGATGCCAATGGCCAGATGAAACTGG gTCCGGTTCCAACAGCAACTCCTGCACCTTTGGCGGAAGAGACATTCCATGGACCAACAG TTCCATCAGCAACTCCTGCACCTTTGGCGGAAGAGACATTTCATGGACCAACAG acatTCATGAGAGGAGAATTTGGAGTGCAGACTTTCTTCCCTCACATCAATTTCTA CTGAAGTATGTTCTGGACAAATACAGCGACCCAGACGAGGATATTGTCTTTGTGAGCCCAACACAAACACTCAAGCGGAGTGACTTCTGGTCTTTGGGCTTTGAAGAGCTTGAGGCAACG ATTGGCAATCGGTGTTTTGCTGTCATAACTAAAATGGCTGCCTCAAAG ggCAAAGCTGTCTTGGCTCTTAACAGTTTTGTGATAGTGACATGGCTGCCACCATTTAACAGCAACCCACTGGATGCTTTACCT ACCGATGCCAGTGTTCAAGATTTCATTCTTTTCCCTTCCTGGGAATCCGGACACTGGATTTTATGC ATTTTAAAACCAAAGGCTAGGCAAATCTTTTATTTTGACTCCACAAATCCTGTAGGCTTTGGACACCACAGCTACCTTGCTGTTTTCAG ACATGTGGCAAATGAGCTTTGTCCTGGCCAGTGGACAGAAGTGACTTTGGGAGACTTTCAG AATGCTCCACTACAGTGGGGAGGCATAGACTGTGGCCTCTTCATTTTGATG tatgCACTCTATGTAGTGATGGAGTTGCCATTTGACTTCACACAG ACTGACATGCCTGATGTTAGGAGATGGTGGTGCCTACAGCTTCTGGAGACATTTCCTGTAGGAAG TAAAGTGGCAGCTGCCTCCATGGAAGACGTGAAGTCTAGACAAACACCAGCCCAGCAAAACAGCAGCCCACCAGAGAGTTTTGAA gaTTCTCCAATGATGAAGAATATTGTGGCTGCAGCGGAATGGGTGAAGACCAATAGCCACTCACTGAAGGGAAGGGTTCTTCTTCCAAAAGTTCTGGACATGGAGAAGGAAGCTGCTTTGTTGGCCCTTGCCACCTACCAATTGTTCCAAGATCAAGATGTTCAGACCTAG